The following coding sequences lie in one Rutidosis leptorrhynchoides isolate AG116_Rl617_1_P2 chromosome 6, CSIRO_AGI_Rlap_v1, whole genome shotgun sequence genomic window:
- the LOC139854536 gene encoding uncharacterized protein, giving the protein MELDKLTLALVQTAQKLRWYFQAHPIVVLTEKPIRWLLMKPVKSEHMAKWAIELREHEIDLQVGHSIKGQVLADFMEETTEKDEENNMTFAQIITPTTESEEWKLFTDDASSSDGSGAELMLVNPEGKVFTYALRFEFNTTNNEAEYEALLVRLRMVMETKIEYLQTFIDSQLVANQRLRRTNISCSKNNKARVLLANDAPRCSHNFSNLRILPDPRQDPVETFLGKNGGFGAKNEGC; this is encoded by the exons ATGGAGCTTGATAAGCTCACCCTGGCATTAGTACAAACTGCACAAAAGTTAAGATGGTACTTTCAGGCTCACCCTATTGTCGTGCTAACTGAGAAACCAATTCGATGGCTACTTATGAAACCAGTAAAGTCGGAACATATGGCCAAATGGGCCATCGAGCTACGGGAGCATGAAATTGACTTACAAGTAGGACATTCGATTAAAGGTCAAGTACTTGCTGACTTCATGGAAGAAACCACAGAGAAAGATGAAGAGAATAACATGACCTTCGCACAAATCATTACTCCCACCACCGAGTCAGAAGAATGGAAGTTATTCACTGACGATGCTTCCAGCTCCGATGGTTCAGGAGCCGAGTTGATGTTAGTAAACCCTGAAGGAAAGGTGTTCACATACGCTCTCCGTTTTGAATTCAACACGACCAATAATGAAGCCGAATATGAAGCTTTACTTGTCAGGCTGAGAATGGTGATGGAGACGAAAATAGAATATCTGCAAACCTTCATAGATTCACAACTTGTAGCCAACCAG CGTCTACGCAGGACCAATATCAGTTGTAGCAAAAATAATAAGGCTCGGGTATTACTAGCCAACGATGCACCAAGATGCAGTCACAACTTCTCAAACCTGCGAATCCTGCCAGATCCACGCCAAGATCCCGTTGAAACTTTTTTGGGCAAAAATgggggttttggggcaaaaaatgaaGGTTGTtaa
- the LOC139854535 gene encoding uncharacterized protein, with product MDGAKPLATTMRKQVEKLVWEHIVCRFEIPQEIISDNGKLFAEGKCHQIWTEELPLVLWAHQTTAKQSNGETPYSLVNGTEAVLLAEIQVLTSRTANLEETKENLRINLDLAEQRREAALIGEAAYKKSIKKYYNKRVKPSTFKVGDNVLWLNSTSKVEYVGKLGPTWEGPYIISEAFRNGSYKLETYNGQADSSHLEWS from the exons ATGGACGGGGCAAAGCCACTAGCAACAACAATGAGAAAGCAGGTTGAAAAATTAGTCTGGGAACATATTGTGTGTAGGTTTGAAATCCCCCAAGAAATCATCTCCGATAATGGGAAGCTATTCGCTGAAG GAAAATGCCACCAAATATGGACGGAAGAACTCCCGCTGGTTTTATGGGCACACCAAACTACAGCCAAGCAAAGTAATGGAGAAACCCCATATAGCTTGGTGAATGGTACCGAAGCGGTGTTACTAGCCGAAATACAAGTGCTAACTAGCAGAACTGCCAACCTTGAAGAAACCAAAGAAAACCTTCGTATAAATCTTGACCTGGCAGAACAAAGGAGAGAAGCAGCCCTGATCGGAGAAGCCGCTTATAAGAAAAGCATCAAAAAATACTACAACAAGCGAGTTAAACCCTCTACATTCAAGGTGGGGGATAATGTTTTGTGGCTCAACAGTACCAGTAAGGTTGAGTACGTGGGAAAACTAGGGCCCACTTGGGAGGGGCCATACATAATTTCTGAAGCCTTTagaaatgggtcatacaagctggAGACATACAATGGGCAAGCAGATTCATCACACTTGGAATGGAGTTAA